A single Mixta calida DNA region contains:
- the ilvG gene encoding acetolactate synthase 2 catalytic subunit — MTGAQWVVQALRAQGVETVFGYPGGAIMPVYDALYDGGVEHLLCRHEQGAAMAAIGYARATGKVGVCIATSGPGATNLITGLADAMMDSVPVVAITGQVAAPLIGTDAFQEIDVLGLSLACTKHSFLVESLETLPEVMAEAFAIAQSGRPGPVLVDIPKNIQVASGDLTPHLLPVEETLAHPHQEIAQARALIAQAQKPVLYIGGGVGIAQAVPTLREFVQQTGIPAVATLKGLGAPDPSDPCYLGMLGMHGTKAANLAVQQCDLLIAVGARFDDRVTGKLDTFAPHASVIHMDIDPAELNKLRRAHVGLQGDIKTLLPALTQPCQIDAWRTEVMALKAQHGWRYDHPGEAIYAPLFLRQLSDRKAARAVVTTDVGQHQMWTAQHMSFNAPQDFITSSGLGTMGFGLPAAVGAQVARPDDMVICVSGDGSFMMNVQELGTIKRKALPIKIVLLDNQRLGMVRQWQQLFFSERYSETNLSDNPDFLTLASAFDIPGQRITRKDQVDAALDALLTSKGPWLLHVAIDEHENVWPLVPPGASNANMMEKTV; from the coding sequence ATGACTGGAGCGCAGTGGGTGGTTCAAGCGTTGCGTGCGCAAGGGGTAGAAACCGTATTCGGCTATCCGGGCGGCGCGATTATGCCGGTTTACGACGCGCTTTATGATGGAGGCGTCGAACACCTACTGTGCCGTCATGAGCAGGGCGCTGCCATGGCCGCTATTGGCTACGCGCGTGCTACCGGGAAAGTCGGCGTCTGTATCGCCACTTCCGGTCCAGGGGCCACCAACCTGATTACCGGTCTCGCCGATGCCATGATGGATTCTGTTCCCGTTGTCGCCATCACTGGCCAGGTCGCTGCCCCTTTGATTGGCACCGACGCCTTTCAGGAAATCGATGTATTAGGCCTGTCGCTGGCCTGTACCAAACACAGCTTTTTAGTCGAGTCGCTGGAGACATTGCCGGAAGTGATGGCTGAAGCCTTCGCCATCGCGCAGTCTGGCCGTCCGGGCCCGGTTCTGGTCGATATTCCCAAAAACATTCAGGTCGCCAGCGGCGACTTGACGCCGCATCTGCTGCCCGTAGAGGAAACACTGGCTCATCCGCATCAGGAGATCGCGCAGGCGCGCGCGTTGATTGCCCAGGCGCAAAAGCCGGTTTTATATATCGGCGGCGGCGTCGGCATTGCGCAGGCGGTACCGACGTTGCGTGAGTTCGTTCAGCAAACGGGTATACCTGCCGTTGCGACGCTGAAAGGTCTGGGTGCGCCTGATCCCAGCGATCCTTGCTATCTCGGCATGTTGGGCATGCACGGCACCAAAGCGGCGAATCTGGCCGTCCAGCAGTGCGATCTGCTGATTGCCGTCGGCGCGCGCTTTGACGATCGAGTTACCGGCAAGCTGGATACCTTCGCACCGCATGCCAGCGTTATTCATATGGATATCGATCCGGCTGAGCTGAATAAGCTGCGCCGCGCGCACGTGGGTTTACAGGGCGATATAAAAACCCTGCTGCCCGCTTTGACGCAGCCATGCCAGATTGATGCATGGCGTACGGAAGTCATGGCGTTAAAGGCGCAGCATGGGTGGCGCTACGATCATCCCGGCGAGGCGATTTATGCGCCGTTGTTTCTGCGCCAGCTGTCAGACCGCAAAGCGGCGCGGGCTGTTGTGACCACCGATGTCGGCCAGCACCAGATGTGGACAGCGCAGCATATGTCCTTCAACGCGCCCCAGGATTTCATTACTTCCAGCGGCCTGGGCACCATGGGCTTCGGGCTGCCGGCTGCGGTAGGCGCGCAGGTCGCCCGTCCTGACGATATGGTGATCTGCGTCTCCGGCGACGGCTCTTTCATGATGAACGTGCAGGAGTTAGGCACCATTAAACGTAAAGCTCTGCCGATCAAAATCGTCCTGCTGGATAACCAACGTTTGGGAATGGTGCGTCAGTGGCAGCAGCTCTTTTTCTCTGAGCGCTACAGTGAAACCAACCTTTCTGATAATCCCGATTTTCTGACGCTGGCAAGCGCCTTTGATATTCCTGGCCAGCGTATTACTCGTAAAGATCAGGTCGACGCCGCATTAGATGCTCTGCTGACCAGTAAAGGACCTTGGTTGTTGCATGTGGCCATTGATGAGCATGAAAACGTCTGGCCTCTGGTGCCACCCGGCGCCAGCAACGCAAACATGATGGAGAAAACCGTATGA
- the ilvL gene encoding ilv operon leader peptide → MKALLRVISLVVISVVVIIITPCGAALGGRKA, encoded by the coding sequence ATGAAAGCCCTTCTACGAGTGATTAGCCTAGTCGTGATTAGCGTGGTGGTGATTATTATCACACCGTGCGGGGCTGCGCTCGGAGGAAGAAAGGCTTAA
- a CDS encoding YifB family Mg chelatase-like AAA ATPase, with amino-acid sequence MSLSHVATRAALGVTAPLVTVEVHISNGLPGLSLVGLAETTVKEARDRVRSAIINSGFTFPAKRITVNLAPADLPKEGGRFDLPIAIAILAASEQLPEAKLAQFEFLGELALSGALRGVQSAIPAAMAANEAGRTLIVPAENAPDVGLVEKKESLVAGNLPEVCAFLLNQCQLHPGHADLPQDEAKSEDLHDIIGQQQGKRALEVAAAGGHNLLLIGPPGTGKTMLAMRLIGLLPPLSDREALECATVASIINSGDVHKQWRKRPFRTPHHSSTLYALVGGGSLPQPGEITLAHNGILFLDELPEFSRKTLDALREPLETGEITISRARAKVSWPARFQLVAAMNPGPSGHYQGKHNRCTPQQTLRYLSRLSGPFLDRFDLSLEIPLLPAGMLSQPHKEMESSAQVRQRVIAARNQQLARQGKINALMDNNEVQRWCALAKEDAEWLESILIALGLSVRAWQRLLKVSRTIADLAGEEALTRSHLLEALSYRGMDRMLIHLHKSLE; translated from the coding sequence ATGTCTTTATCCCACGTTGCCACACGTGCAGCGCTTGGCGTCACGGCGCCACTGGTTACGGTGGAAGTACATATCAGCAATGGATTGCCAGGGCTTTCGCTGGTGGGTTTGGCCGAGACGACGGTAAAAGAGGCGCGCGATCGCGTACGTAGCGCTATCATCAACAGCGGCTTCACCTTTCCGGCTAAACGTATCACGGTTAATCTGGCCCCAGCGGATCTGCCTAAAGAGGGCGGACGTTTCGATCTTCCCATCGCCATCGCAATTCTCGCGGCTTCTGAACAGCTTCCTGAGGCTAAACTGGCACAGTTTGAATTCCTGGGCGAGCTGGCGCTCAGCGGAGCACTCAGAGGCGTACAGAGCGCCATCCCGGCGGCGATGGCGGCAAATGAAGCGGGCAGGACGCTGATCGTACCGGCGGAAAATGCGCCAGATGTCGGTTTAGTAGAAAAGAAAGAATCACTGGTTGCGGGAAATCTGCCGGAGGTATGTGCTTTTCTTCTTAATCAATGTCAGTTGCATCCCGGACACGCAGATTTACCGCAAGACGAGGCGAAAAGTGAAGATCTGCACGATATCATCGGTCAGCAGCAAGGTAAGCGCGCACTGGAGGTGGCCGCAGCGGGAGGACATAATCTGCTGCTTATCGGCCCGCCCGGCACAGGAAAGACTATGTTGGCGATGCGGCTCATTGGTCTGTTGCCGCCGCTTAGCGATCGGGAGGCGCTGGAGTGCGCGACCGTGGCAAGTATCATTAATAGTGGAGACGTTCATAAGCAATGGCGAAAACGTCCGTTTCGAACGCCTCATCATAGCTCAACACTGTATGCTCTGGTTGGCGGCGGTTCGCTTCCTCAGCCAGGTGAAATCACGCTGGCACATAATGGTATTTTATTCCTTGATGAGCTACCCGAATTTAGCCGTAAAACGCTGGATGCGCTGCGTGAGCCGCTTGAGACAGGGGAAATCACTATTTCACGCGCCCGCGCTAAAGTGAGCTGGCCAGCGCGCTTTCAGTTAGTTGCCGCTATGAACCCTGGCCCCTCAGGACATTACCAGGGCAAGCATAACCGCTGTACACCACAGCAGACGCTGCGTTACCTCAGCCGGTTATCAGGGCCGTTCCTCGATCGCTTTGATCTCTCTTTAGAGATTCCTCTTCTTCCCGCCGGAATGCTCAGCCAGCCGCATAAAGAAATGGAATCCAGCGCTCAGGTGCGGCAACGCGTTATCGCCGCGCGTAATCAGCAGTTAGCGCGTCAGGGAAAGATTAATGCATTAATGGATAACAATGAGGTGCAACGGTGGTGCGCGCTGGCGAAAGAGGATGCCGAATGGCTTGAATCAATACTTATTGCCCTGGGACTCTCCGTCAGGGCATGGCAAAGGCTACTGAAGGTATCGCGTACGATTGCCGATCTGGCTGGCGAGGAGGCGCTTACGCGTTCACATCTGCTGGAGGCGTTAAGCTATCGCGGGATGGATCGTATGTTAATTCATTTGCATAAAAGCCTGGAATGA
- a CDS encoding MaoP family protein, translating into MADSFATTNRFFDNKHYPRGFSRHGDFTIKEAQLLERHGYAFNELDLARREPVTEEERQFIEVCRGLREPQTEAERVWSKYMTRIKRPKRFHTLSGGKPQMEGVEDYSDSED; encoded by the coding sequence ATGGCGGATAGCTTCGCAACAACTAATCGTTTTTTTGATAACAAACACTACCCGCGTGGGTTTTCGCGTCACGGTGATTTCACTATTAAAGAAGCTCAGCTTCTCGAAAGGCATGGTTACGCGTTCAATGAGCTTGATCTGGCCAGGCGTGAACCTGTGACAGAAGAAGAGCGTCAGTTTATAGAAGTATGTCGTGGTTTACGTGAACCACAAACTGAAGCTGAGCGTGTATGGAGTAAATACATGACACGCATCAAGCGTCCGAAACGTTTTCATACCCTCTCTGGCGGTAAGCCGCAGATGGAAGGTGTTGAAGACTATAGCGATTCAGAAGATTAA
- the hdfR gene encoding HTH-type transcriptional regulator HdfR, translating into MDTELLKTFLEVSRTRHFGRAAEALYLTQSAVSFRIRQLENQLGVNLFTRHRNNIRLTSAGERLLPYAESLMSTWLMAKKEVAHTQQHHELSIGASASLWEAYLTPWLQTLYENRESLHLEARVAQRHLLVKQLHERQLDLLITTEAPKMDELTSQQIGHISLTLFRSRKSEKREKYDYIKLEWGADFHQHESYLAGADDVPVLTTTSAHLTRQLLHTTGACAFLPDSWMQLYPDLTVIPDTPVAVRPLYAVWLQNSDQQTHIRQLLKFPVLIQA; encoded by the coding sequence GTGGATACGGAATTACTGAAGACCTTTCTTGAAGTGAGCAGAACGCGCCATTTTGGACGCGCCGCAGAAGCGCTCTATTTGACGCAATCCGCCGTCAGTTTTCGCATCAGACAGCTGGAAAATCAGCTGGGCGTGAACCTTTTTACCCGGCACCGCAATAATATACGGCTTACTTCCGCCGGCGAGCGCTTGCTTCCTTATGCAGAGAGCCTGATGAGTACCTGGCTAATGGCTAAAAAGGAAGTCGCCCATACTCAGCAGCATCATGAACTCTCTATCGGCGCCAGCGCATCCCTGTGGGAAGCTTATCTGACGCCCTGGCTACAAACGCTTTATGAAAACCGTGAGAGTCTTCATTTGGAAGCACGCGTAGCGCAGAGGCATCTGTTGGTAAAACAGCTGCATGAGCGACAGCTCGATCTGTTAATTACGACAGAAGCGCCAAAAATGGACGAGCTGACAAGCCAGCAGATCGGTCATATTTCTCTTACCCTTTTCCGCTCACGTAAAAGTGAAAAACGGGAGAAATATGACTATATCAAGCTGGAGTGGGGCGCAGACTTTCATCAGCATGAAAGTTATCTGGCTGGCGCCGATGATGTGCCCGTGCTGACCACAACCTCTGCGCATTTAACTCGACAGCTTTTGCATACAACCGGGGCTTGTGCATTTTTGCCAGATAGCTGGATGCAGCTCTATCCCGATTTAACGGTCATTCCTGATACGCCTGTCGCTGTTCGGCCTTTATACGCCGTGTGGTTGCAGAATAGCGATCAACAAACGCATATCCGACAGCTGCTGAAGTTCCCGGTACTGATACAAGCATGA
- the murI gene encoding glutamate racemase, producing the protein MATQPQDVSTTSAELTASELRPTVLVFDSGVGGLSVYDEIRQLLPNLHYLYAFDNVAFPYGEKTEAFIVERVVAIVEAVTRRYPLSMVVIACNTASTVSLPALRARFGFPVVGVVPAIKPAARLTRNGVVGLLATRATVRRSYTQELVAQFASECKTEMLGSGELVELAEMKLHGHQVSLDAVRRILQPWLRMAEPPDTVVLGCTHFPLLADELQAVLPEGTRMIDSGAAIARRTVWLLEHEAPDARSKESNVAFCMEMTPDAVQLMPVLQRYGFEKLEKLTV; encoded by the coding sequence ATGGCTACCCAACCGCAGGACGTGAGTACTACCTCAGCGGAACTTACAGCTTCTGAATTACGACCCACCGTGCTGGTATTTGATTCCGGCGTGGGCGGGCTCTCTGTCTATGATGAGATTCGGCAGCTGCTGCCGAATCTTCATTATCTTTACGCTTTCGATAACGTCGCCTTTCCGTATGGCGAAAAGACGGAAGCGTTCATCGTTGAGCGCGTGGTCGCTATCGTTGAAGCGGTAACGCGTCGTTATCCTTTATCTATGGTGGTGATTGCCTGTAATACCGCCAGCACTGTTTCTTTACCTGCGCTGCGCGCGCGCTTTGGTTTTCCCGTTGTCGGCGTTGTGCCGGCGATTAAGCCAGCCGCCAGACTGACGCGTAATGGCGTCGTTGGTCTTCTGGCGACGCGGGCGACGGTGCGTCGTTCTTATACTCAGGAGCTGGTGGCGCAATTCGCCAGTGAATGTAAGACCGAAATGTTAGGTTCAGGCGAGCTGGTAGAATTAGCCGAAATGAAGTTACATGGTCATCAGGTTTCACTTGATGCCGTGCGTCGCATCCTGCAGCCCTGGCTGCGGATGGCAGAGCCGCCGGATACGGTCGTACTGGGCTGTACCCATTTCCCGCTGCTGGCTGACGAGCTGCAGGCGGTATTGCCTGAAGGCACCCGAATGATTGATTCTGGAGCGGCAATCGCGCGTCGCACCGTTTGGCTGCTGGAACATGAAGCTCCGGACGCACGCTCTAAAGAGAGTAATGTCGCGTTTTGCATGGAAATGACGCCGGACGCTGTGCAATTAATGCCCGTTTTACAGCGTTACGGCTTTGAAAAGCTGGAAAAACTAACGGTTTGA